One window of Calderihabitans maritimus genomic DNA carries:
- a CDS encoding NYN domain-containing protein, giving the protein MEEYLVIDGYNVINGWPELNHLKEKSFEHARDKLIEMFSNYQAFLGIKVIIVFDAHHVKGSTQKKEIISGVEVIYSGEGETADMVIEKLVDRLPDGVLVSVATSDWAEQRMIMGKGALRLSVRELYRKVQQAEESSRRYFSSKPCNPFPLDSQLDEYLKVRLEKWRRDK; this is encoded by the coding sequence GTGGAAGAGTATCTGGTTATAGACGGCTATAACGTCATTAACGGTTGGCCTGAGCTTAATCATTTGAAGGAAAAAAGCTTTGAGCACGCTAGAGATAAACTGATAGAAATGTTTAGCAATTACCAGGCCTTTTTAGGGATTAAAGTCATAATCGTTTTCGATGCTCATCATGTTAAAGGTAGTACTCAAAAAAAAGAAATCATATCTGGAGTAGAAGTTATCTACAGCGGAGAAGGCGAAACAGCAGATATGGTCATAGAGAAACTGGTGGATCGTCTGCCTGATGGCGTCTTAGTTTCGGTGGCCACTTCTGATTGGGCAGAACAGAGGATGATCATGGGGAAAGGAGCCTTACGCCTTTCGGTACGGGAGTTGTACCGAAAGGTCCAGCAGGCGGAAGAATCTAGCCGCCGGTACTTTAGTTCTAAGCCTTGTAATCCTTTTCCGCTGGATTCTCAATTGGACGAGTATCTTAAAGTTAGGCTTGAAAAATGGCGGCGGGACAAATAA
- the rlmB gene encoding 23S rRNA (guanosine(2251)-2'-O)-methyltransferase RlmB — protein sequence MDGLILGRNAVLEALKAGRPINKILVAEGAKSYAVKEIYELAKRRQIPVQKVRRENLARITETSRHQGIVAYTSPKDYVTVDDILEKAKVKGEAPFIVMLDHIEDPQNLGAVMRTADAVGCHGIIIPKRRSVQLTATVEKVSAGAVEYVPVARVANLPQTAQLLQEKGCWVVGLDAKASQIYYEVDLKGPLVLVIGSEGKGISRLLKEKCDFHVRLPMVGHIDSLNAAVAASIVMYEAARQRWTGI from the coding sequence GTGGACGGGCTTATCTTAGGACGTAACGCTGTTTTAGAAGCCCTCAAGGCAGGAAGACCTATAAATAAAATACTGGTGGCGGAAGGTGCTAAAAGTTACGCGGTAAAGGAGATATATGAACTGGCTAAGCGTCGGCAAATTCCTGTCCAAAAGGTAAGACGGGAAAATTTGGCCCGGATAACTGAAACCAGTCGCCACCAGGGGATAGTGGCGTATACTTCTCCCAAAGACTATGTTACGGTTGATGACATATTAGAAAAGGCCAAGGTTAAGGGGGAAGCGCCGTTTATCGTAATGCTGGATCATATAGAGGATCCGCAAAACTTAGGGGCAGTTATGCGTACTGCGGACGCCGTAGGATGCCATGGTATAATCATTCCCAAACGGCGGAGTGTTCAACTCACCGCAACGGTAGAAAAAGTCTCTGCAGGGGCGGTAGAGTATGTACCGGTGGCACGGGTAGCTAATTTACCTCAAACGGCACAGCTCTTACAGGAAAAAGGTTGTTGGGTAGTAGGGCTAGACGCTAAGGCTTCGCAAATTTATTATGAAGTCGATTTAAAAGGACCTTTGGTTTTGGTGATTGGCAGCGAAGGGAAAGGGATCAGTCGTCTATTAAAAGAAAAATGTGATTTTCATGTTCGTTTACCTATGGTTGGGCACATTGATTCTCTGAATGCGGCGGTAGCTGCTTCTATAGTTATGTATGAGGCAGCTCGGCAACGATGGACGGGAATCTAA